One region of Pseudomonas glycinae genomic DNA includes:
- a CDS encoding mannuronate-specific alginate lyase has translation MRNPKLKTLLAPTLLGLAIFAGTAQAAAPLRPPQGYFAPVDKFKTGDKSEGCDAMPTPYTGPLQFRSKYEGSDKARATLNVQSEKAFRDTTKDITTLERGTAKRVMQFMRDGRPEQLDCTLNWLTAWAKADALMSKDFNHTGKSMRKWALGSMASSYIRLKFSDSHPLAQHQQEAQVIEAWFSKMADQVVSDWDNLPLEKTNNHSYWAAWSVMATSVATNRRDLFDWAVKEYKVGVNQIDADGYLPNELKRQQRALAYHNYALPPLAMIASFAQVNGVDLRQENNGALKRLGDRVLAGVKDPDQFEKKNGKEQDMTDLKEDMKFAWLEPFCTLYTCSPDVIEKKHGMQPFKTFRLGGDLTKVYDPSHEKGNKGS, from the coding sequence ATGCGAAATCCGAAACTGAAAACCCTTTTGGCGCCGACACTGCTCGGGCTGGCGATCTTCGCCGGCACCGCGCAGGCCGCCGCACCACTGCGTCCGCCACAGGGCTATTTTGCGCCGGTGGATAAATTCAAGACCGGCGACAAGAGCGAAGGCTGCGACGCAATGCCGACGCCATACACCGGGCCACTGCAATTTCGCAGCAAATACGAAGGCTCGGACAAGGCCCGCGCGACGCTGAACGTGCAGTCGGAAAAGGCCTTTCGCGACACCACCAAAGACATCACCACACTTGAGCGCGGCACTGCCAAGCGGGTGATGCAGTTCATGCGCGACGGTCGCCCGGAGCAGCTCGATTGCACGCTCAACTGGCTCACCGCGTGGGCCAAGGCCGATGCGTTGATGTCGAAAGACTTCAACCACACCGGCAAGTCGATGCGCAAATGGGCGCTGGGCAGCATGGCCTCTTCGTACATTCGCCTGAAGTTCTCCGACTCCCATCCGCTGGCCCAGCACCAGCAGGAAGCCCAAGTGATCGAAGCCTGGTTCAGCAAAATGGCTGATCAGGTGGTCAGCGATTGGGACAACCTGCCGCTGGAAAAAACCAATAACCACTCGTACTGGGCAGCCTGGTCGGTGATGGCGACGTCGGTCGCGACCAACCGCCGCGACCTGTTCGATTGGGCAGTCAAGGAATACAAGGTCGGCGTCAATCAGATCGATGCCGACGGCTATCTGCCGAACGAACTCAAGCGCCAGCAACGCGCCCTCGCCTATCACAACTACGCCTTGCCGCCGCTGGCGATGATCGCCAGTTTCGCCCAGGTCAACGGTGTGGATCTGCGTCAGGAAAACAACGGTGCGCTGAAACGTCTGGGTGACCGGGTGTTGGCCGGGGTGAAAGACCCGGATCAGTTCGAGAAGAAGAACGGCAAAGAGCAGGACATGACCGACCTGAAAGAGGACATGAAATTCGCCTGGCTCGAACCGTTCTGCACGCTCTACACCTGTTCGCCGGATGTGATCGAGAAGAAGCACGGCATGCAGCCGTTCAAGACCTTCCGCCTCGGCGGGGACCTGACCAAGGTCTACGACCCGTCCCATGAAAAGGGCAACAAAGGTTCCTGA
- a CDS encoding alginate O-acetyltransferase: MHPHLIKLLSLSALTVGILTASNGARADEVQPPKFTAEPCCSLCPAAHDAKNYTTRYQQNFTTLVQAQGDWLFRTQEDLRTEFNTTPAGYKRLQQLHDAFKAKGVELVIVYQPTRGLVNRNKLNPAEKAAFDYEKALGNYKTMLGRFAKMGYVVPDLSPLTNESLPETLPAHDFYFRGDQHWTPYGAQRTAKIVAEKVKQIPAFADIPKREFETKRSGRMGKTGTLHNMAGQLCGTSYAIQYMDQFTTEPKGEAGDGDLFGDSGNPQITLVGTSHSGKNYNFAGFLEEAIGADILNVAFPGGGLEGSMLQYLGSDEFQKTPPKILIWEFSPLYRLDQETIYRQMMALLDNGCEGKEAQMSASTTLKPGGKQELLVNSKNLNLQNSSHQVDIRFADTSVKTLQATLWYMNGRHEDIKIEKPETSDTDGRFAFELRTDEDWASQNLLAVEVQGPEAGTAPQKVEAKICKRNVFPGAGQQTAQVGQ; this comes from the coding sequence ATGCACCCACACCTGATCAAATTACTCAGCCTGTCGGCCCTGACCGTGGGCATCCTGACGGCCAGCAACGGCGCCCGCGCCGATGAAGTCCAGCCACCGAAATTCACGGCCGAACCGTGCTGCAGCCTTTGCCCGGCCGCCCACGACGCGAAGAACTACACCACGCGCTACCAGCAGAACTTCACCACTCTGGTGCAGGCGCAGGGCGACTGGCTGTTCCGGACCCAGGAAGACTTGCGCACCGAGTTCAACACCACCCCGGCCGGCTACAAGCGCCTGCAACAGCTGCACGATGCCTTCAAGGCCAAAGGCGTCGAACTGGTGATCGTCTACCAGCCGACCCGTGGCCTGGTGAACCGCAACAAGCTCAATCCGGCAGAAAAAGCCGCGTTCGATTACGAGAAAGCGCTGGGCAACTACAAGACCATGCTCGGCCGTTTCGCCAAGATGGGTTACGTGGTGCCGGACCTGTCGCCGCTGACCAACGAGTCGCTGCCAGAGACCCTGCCCGCTCACGATTTCTACTTCCGCGGTGACCAGCACTGGACGCCATACGGCGCCCAGCGCACGGCAAAAATCGTCGCCGAGAAGGTCAAGCAGATTCCGGCCTTCGCCGACATTCCCAAGCGTGAGTTCGAAACCAAACGCTCCGGGCGCATGGGCAAGACCGGCACCCTGCACAACATGGCCGGGCAACTGTGCGGCACCAGTTACGCGATCCAGTACATGGACCAGTTCACCACCGAGCCGAAAGGCGAGGCTGGCGACGGCGACCTGTTCGGTGATTCCGGCAATCCGCAGATCACACTCGTGGGTACTTCGCACAGCGGCAAGAACTACAACTTCGCCGGCTTCCTCGAAGAAGCCATCGGCGCCGACATTCTCAATGTCGCGTTCCCCGGCGGCGGTCTGGAAGGTTCGATGCTGCAGTACCTGGGCAGCGACGAATTCCAGAAGACGCCGCCGAAAATCCTTATCTGGGAATTCTCGCCGCTGTACCGCCTCGACCAGGAAACCATCTATCGCCAGATGATGGCGCTGCTCGACAACGGCTGCGAAGGCAAAGAGGCGCAAATGTCCGCCAGCACCACGCTCAAGCCGGGCGGCAAACAAGAACTGCTGGTCAACAGCAAGAACCTGAACCTGCAGAACAGCAGCCATCAGGTCGACATCCGCTTCGCCGACACCTCGGTGAAAACCCTGCAAGCCACCCTCTGGTACATGAACGGTCGCCACGAGGACATCAAGATCGAGAAACCGGAAACCTCCGACACCGACGGTCGTTTCGCCTTTGAGTTGCGCACGGACGAAGACTGGGCCTCGCAAAACCTGCTGGCGGTCGAAGTCCAGGGCCCGGAAGCGGGCACCGCGCCACAGAAAGTCGAAGCGAAAATCTGCAAACGCAACGTATTCCCGGGCGCTGGGCAACAAACCGCTCAGGTCGGGCAATGA
- the algG gene encoding mannuronan 5-epimerase AlgG — protein sequence MNSARKGSLSLLAGAMLLASAGAFASVEPAKPATTAKELQQAKTYTVSSAPTEALELAKPKLPDLSGYTAEAAAAKIVRSKPGKISVRRMMQEDALKDFIGGDNKMAEWVVRQHGIPQAIFVDDGYMNLKELAQKLPKQYFSETSPGVYLAKLPIVVGRKGILEIDGQTQELRLSQEAGSFLVNDGQLFVRDTKVTGWREKENGPATFRSPKEFRPFLLAWGGTETYIVNSKMASFGYANSKSYGVSISQYTPNMAKVLKRPEPTGWIVGSEFSDMWYGFYCYETRDFVVKGNTYKDNIVYGIDPHDRSHGLIIAENTVYGTKKKHGIIISREVNDSFIFNNKSYDNHLSGLVIDRNSVNNIIAYNEIYKNHTDGITLYESADNLLWGNKVISNKRHGIRIRNSVNIRLYENVAMANGLTGVYGHIKDLTDTDRDIKLDPFDAQVSLIVVGGELAANGSGPLSIDSPLSVELYRVSMLAPTKSSGISFNGILGERQDEILDLLVRQQKAVLIDPVERQTELQD from the coding sequence ATGAACAGTGCCCGCAAAGGCTCACTCAGCCTGCTGGCCGGCGCGATGCTGCTGGCCTCGGCCGGCGCCTTCGCCAGTGTGGAACCGGCCAAACCCGCGACCACCGCGAAAGAGCTGCAACAGGCCAAGACCTACACCGTCAGCAGCGCACCGACCGAAGCGCTGGAACTGGCCAAGCCGAAATTGCCCGACCTCTCCGGCTACACCGCCGAAGCCGCCGCCGCGAAAATCGTGCGCAGCAAACCGGGCAAGATCAGCGTGCGCCGGATGATGCAGGAAGACGCCCTGAAGGACTTCATCGGCGGCGACAACAAGATGGCCGAATGGGTGGTGCGTCAGCACGGCATCCCGCAAGCGATCTTCGTCGACGACGGCTACATGAACCTGAAAGAACTGGCGCAGAAACTGCCCAAGCAGTACTTCAGCGAAACCTCGCCGGGCGTCTACCTGGCCAAGTTGCCGATCGTGGTCGGCCGCAAAGGCATCCTCGAAATCGACGGCCAGACCCAGGAGTTGCGTCTGTCGCAGGAGGCCGGTTCGTTCCTGGTCAACGACGGCCAGCTGTTCGTGCGTGACACCAAAGTCACCGGCTGGCGCGAGAAGGAAAACGGCCCGGCGACGTTCCGTTCGCCGAAGGAATTCCGCCCGTTCCTGCTGGCCTGGGGCGGCACCGAGACTTACATCGTCAACAGCAAGATGGCCAGCTTCGGCTACGCCAACAGTAAGTCCTACGGCGTGAGTATTTCCCAGTACACGCCGAACATGGCCAAGGTGCTCAAGCGTCCCGAGCCGACCGGCTGGATCGTCGGCTCCGAGTTCTCGGACATGTGGTACGGCTTCTACTGCTACGAGACCCGCGACTTCGTGGTCAAGGGCAACACCTACAAGGACAACATCGTCTACGGCATCGACCCGCACGACCGTTCCCACGGTCTGATCATTGCCGAGAACACGGTGTACGGCACGAAGAAGAAGCACGGGATCATCATTTCCCGTGAGGTGAACGACAGCTTCATCTTCAACAACAAAAGCTACGACAACCACCTCTCGGGGCTGGTGATCGACCGTAACAGCGTCAACAACATCATTGCCTACAACGAGATCTACAAGAACCACACCGACGGCATCACCCTCTACGAGTCTGCCGACAACCTGCTATGGGGCAACAAGGTCATCAGCAACAAGCGCCACGGCATCCGCATTCGTAACAGCGTGAACATTCGCCTCTACGAAAACGTCGCCATGGCCAACGGCCTGACCGGCGTCTACGGGCACATCAAGGACCTGACCGACACCGACCGTGACATCAAGCTCGACCCGTTCGACGCCCAGGTCTCGCTGATCGTGGTCGGCGGTGAACTGGCGGCCAACGGCAGCGGCCCGCTGTCGATCGATTCGCCACTGAGTGTCGAGCTGTATCGCGTGTCGATGCTGGCGCCGACCAAATCCAGCGGCATCAGCTTCAACGGCATCCTCGGCGAGCGCCAGGATGAAATTCTCGACCTGCTGGTGCGCCAGCAGAAAGCCGTGCTGATCGACCCTGTCGAACGCCAGACCGAATTGCAGGACTGA